Proteins from a genomic interval of Methanoplanus endosymbiosus:
- a CDS encoding methanogenesis marker 16 metalloprotein: MKTTAEIKAKLDKGEAKVYMAAEFKKMIRDGGKPSLDDVDIVTCGTCGIMSGAMAVISLQVAKPGTFRRADTVSLNGVPAYPGPSPNEGLGIVDLVVYGTTHASDDYGGGHLFRDIIEEKEIEVIAEAGGKSYSNILYGDEFLSSRMIATRCAYKNYSCFVNQSPEDINTIFSALPLRGNLAEATVSGCGEINPLQNDPEMRSLKSGAKILLNGAEGFIMGPGTRSTPEKPNLSAFADMGGMSGEYTGGFITSAGPECIMSVAGAIPVTDEKILSDVSILDENIPLPIVDIKDRSPLAYGTNADIWQGTDHRINVNPMNCIFCGDCPALAKCPTKAIMPGGGVISSRCVSCGNCIRTCPGEVYSMKTKPVNVGGREIPVTLRQSDRTRGDKISGELKEKIIDGTFLFL, translated from the coding sequence ATGAAAACAACTGCTGAAATCAAAGCAAAACTGGATAAAGGAGAAGCAAAAGTCTATATGGCAGCCGAATTTAAAAAAATGATACGCGATGGCGGAAAACCGTCTCTTGATGACGTTGATATTGTTACATGCGGGACATGCGGGATAATGTCTGGTGCAATGGCGGTAATAAGCCTTCAGGTGGCAAAGCCGGGTACATTCAGACGTGCAGATACAGTCTCTCTGAACGGAGTGCCTGCATATCCTGGTCCAAGTCCGAATGAAGGTCTTGGCATAGTGGATCTGGTTGTATACGGAACCACCCATGCTTCTGATGATTATGGCGGTGGTCATTTATTCCGTGATATCATTGAGGAGAAGGAGATTGAAGTTATTGCAGAAGCCGGCGGGAAAAGCTATTCCAATATACTGTATGGTGATGAATTCCTCTCTTCAAGGATGATTGCCACAAGATGCGCCTACAAAAACTACTCCTGTTTTGTGAATCAATCTCCTGAAGATATAAATACAATATTTTCAGCCCTGCCCCTTCGCGGCAATCTGGCTGAGGCCACAGTCAGCGGCTGTGGTGAAATAAATCCGCTTCAGAATGATCCTGAGATGAGATCCCTGAAGTCCGGTGCGAAAATTCTCTTAAACGGTGCTGAAGGTTTTATCATGGGGCCTGGTACCAGGAGCACACCGGAAAAACCTAATCTCTCGGCATTTGCTGATATGGGCGGGATGTCTGGTGAATATACCGGGGGATTTATCACTTCGGCAGGTCCCGAATGTATAATGTCTGTGGCTGGTGCAATTCCGGTAACAGACGAAAAAATCCTTTCAGATGTGAGCATACTTGACGAGAATATTCCTCTTCCGATTGTGGATATTAAGGACAGATCGCCGCTTGCATATGGGACAAATGCAGACATATGGCAGGGAACTGACCACAGAATTAATGTAAATCCGATGAACTGCATATTCTGTGGTGACTGTCCTGCACTTGCAAAATGCCCGACAAAGGCTATTATGCCGGGCGGTGGTGTTATTTCATCAAGGTGTGTCTCATGCGGAAACTGTATCCGGACATGCCCCGGTGAGGTTTATTCAATGAAGACAAAGCCGGTTAATGTTGGCGGAAGAGAGATCCCTGTAACTCTCAGGCAGTCTGACAGAACGAGAGGGGATAAAATATCAGGAGAATTAAAGGAGAAGATTATTGATGGTACTTTCTTATTTCTCTGA
- a CDS encoding cysteate synthase — MGEYKLKCPYCGKIFPDRYTNECPSKCGLIRADYGHRQLTVRNLPGMFRFQDWLPVKGHIKSDAGPVTYKSLELAEELGLSELYICFNGYWPEKSAFIKTCSFKELEALPTSLRLKEHGGGVLQVSSAGNTGRAFAEVSAKSKIPVILSVPEEGVKNIWTTEETEDVLMYSVSGDYTDSIEFGNSLCEIPGVIPEGGAKNPARRDGMGTTLLDGAVTMKRLPDWYFQAVGSGTGGIAAWEMSLRLIADGRFGNKLPRLHLCQNEPFTPMADAWNKGLRDIVSDSGEMESRELALEVYAGVLTNRHPPYSVAGGLFDALTDTDGVIVPVKTPDAKSAGKLFEDTEGIDLDPAAEVCVASLIDAVDAGTVKDDDYILLNITGGGYRRLTEDYDMIPVLPSVNLPAGSTNETVRTEIEEWLKNYE, encoded by the coding sequence ATGGGTGAATATAAGCTAAAATGTCCATACTGCGGTAAGATATTTCCGGATAGGTACACAAATGAATGCCCGTCTAAATGCGGACTGATTCGTGCAGATTACGGGCACAGGCAACTCACTGTCAGAAACCTTCCCGGAATGTTCAGATTTCAGGACTGGCTGCCGGTTAAGGGACATATCAAATCAGATGCCGGACCTGTCACATATAAGAGCCTTGAGCTTGCAGAAGAACTTGGTCTTTCAGAACTGTATATCTGCTTTAACGGCTACTGGCCTGAAAAATCTGCCTTTATCAAAACATGCTCTTTTAAGGAACTTGAAGCTCTGCCTACATCACTCCGGCTAAAAGAGCATGGGGGAGGAGTTTTGCAGGTGTCATCCGCAGGAAATACCGGGCGGGCATTTGCGGAAGTGTCTGCAAAATCGAAGATCCCGGTTATTCTGTCAGTGCCGGAAGAAGGAGTGAAAAATATCTGGACTACTGAAGAGACTGAAGATGTTCTTATGTATTCCGTTTCAGGCGATTATACGGATTCAATAGAGTTTGGAAACAGTTTATGTGAAATTCCGGGTGTTATCCCTGAAGGCGGAGCAAAAAATCCGGCGAGAAGGGATGGCATGGGCACAACACTTCTTGATGGTGCTGTCACGATGAAACGGCTTCCTGACTGGTATTTTCAGGCTGTCGGAAGTGGTACCGGGGGAATTGCCGCATGGGAGATGTCACTGAGACTCATTGCGGATGGCAGGTTTGGGAATAAGCTCCCAAGGCTTCATCTCTGCCAGAATGAGCCGTTTACACCAATGGCTGATGCCTGGAATAAGGGGCTGAGGGATATTGTCTCTGATTCAGGTGAAATGGAGTCCAGAGAACTTGCTCTTGAGGTATATGCAGGTGTTTTAACAAACCGGCATCCGCCATATTCTGTGGCCGGAGGTCTCTTTGATGCCCTTACTGATACAGACGGGGTTATCGTCCCTGTTAAAACTCCGGATGCGAAATCTGCCGGAAAACTGTTTGAGGATACTGAAGGAATCGATCTTGACCCTGCGGCAGAGGTATGTGTCGCGTCCCTGATTGATGCAGTTGATGCCGGAACTGTAAAAGATGATGATTATATTCTGCTGAATATCACCGGAGGCGGTTACAGGCGGCTTACTGAAGATTACGATATGATTCCTGTATTACCTTCTGTAAATCTTCCGGCAGGGAGTACTAATGAAACTGTCAGAACTGAAATTGAGGAGTGGCTGAAAAATTATGAATGA
- the comD gene encoding sulfopyruvate decarboxylase subunit alpha, with protein sequence MNEDKVLDILNDLGIEFVVSLPCDRTKDLCAGMESKFHYVNINREEDGVGVCAGLSLAGRRSLLQMQSSGLGNSMNAIMTLTDLYGLPLPVIASWRGVYEEKISAQIPFNSKIPEMLEAFNISYTIVNEPDESDLIREGIMKAFDKSEVHVILITPKFWEGGRPDCCVPEIFPDRCRHVSVSYKREIKSPVMKRSDAIEALAPFLSDMPVICNIGVPCKELYRADDRPENFYMLGSYTQATPIGFGAALGQEKDVMVIDGDGSLLGTAVLPAVAAESPVNLIILALDNGAFGSTGMQRTHAWNICDLELMAIGAGIKNTVKVHTKEELLDVLKRRKNGELQGTLFIHVIILPGNSDAPNVPLSASEIKERFMTSI encoded by the coding sequence ATGAATGAGGATAAGGTTCTTGATATTTTAAATGATTTGGGTATTGAATTTGTTGTTTCCCTTCCATGTGACCGGACAAAGGATCTCTGTGCGGGAATGGAGAGTAAATTTCATTATGTAAATATCAACCGTGAGGAGGATGGGGTTGGGGTCTGTGCCGGTCTTTCCCTTGCAGGCAGGAGATCTCTTCTACAGATGCAGAGTTCAGGACTTGGTAATTCCATGAATGCTATTATGACACTTACAGATCTTTATGGTCTGCCTCTTCCTGTCATTGCAAGCTGGAGAGGTGTCTATGAGGAGAAGATTTCTGCTCAGATTCCGTTTAATTCAAAGATACCTGAGATGCTTGAGGCATTTAATATCAGCTATACAATTGTGAATGAACCTGATGAGTCAGATCTTATCAGAGAAGGGATAATGAAAGCTTTTGATAAGTCAGAAGTACATGTGATCCTAATCACTCCAAAATTCTGGGAGGGTGGAAGACCTGATTGCTGCGTTCCAGAAATATTCCCTGACAGGTGCAGGCATGTTTCTGTCTCCTATAAACGTGAGATTAAATCTCCGGTTATGAAAAGGTCTGATGCAATTGAAGCTCTTGCTCCGTTTCTCTCTGATATGCCCGTTATCTGCAATATCGGTGTTCCATGCAAGGAACTGTACAGGGCAGATGACAGGCCTGAAAATTTCTATATGCTTGGCAGCTATACTCAGGCAACTCCTATAGGGTTTGGGGCTGCACTTGGACAGGAGAAGGATGTTATGGTGATTGACGGTGACGGAAGCCTTCTTGGCACTGCTGTTTTACCGGCTGTTGCAGCAGAATCTCCTGTAAATCTTATTATTCTTGCCCTTGATAACGGAGCATTCGGAAGTACCGGCATGCAGAGAACTCATGCCTGGAATATATGTGATCTGGAATTAATGGCAATCGGAGCGGGGATAAAGAATACTGTTAAGGTACATACTAAAGAGGAACTGTTGGATGTTTTAAAAAGAAGAAAAAATGGAGAACTTCAGGGTACTCTTTTCATCCATGTTATTATTCTTCCCGGAAATTCGGATGCACCAAATGTACCCTTAAGTGCATCTGAGATTAAGGAAAGATTTATGACTTCAATCTGA
- a CDS encoding type II toxin-antitoxin system VapC family toxin: MLKKMVEDKQNFNTTFVNVYELYKGAYRTKDVKGSIRKINRYLQVINVLEHTDEYYDIYGEISADLEKKGTPIGKFDEMVAAIAIHNGAKILTNNTKDFARIPGLEIISH; encoded by the coding sequence ATTCTGAAGAAAATGGTAGAAGACAAACAAAATTTTAACACTACTTTTGTAAATGTCTATGAACTGTATAAGGGAGCTTACAGGACAAAGGATGTCAAAGGGTCTATAAGAAAAATTAACAGATATTTGCAGGTAATAAACGTCCTGGAGCACACCGATGAATATTATGACATATATGGTGAAATCTCAGCAGATTTAGAGAAAAAAGGAACACCAATCGGTAAATTTGATGAAATGGTGGCGGCAATTGCCATTCATAACGGTGCAAAGATTCTCACCAATAACACAAAGGATTTCGCAAGAATACCAGGGCTTGAAATCATCAGCCATTAA
- a CDS encoding DUF1788 domain-containing protein, which translates to MTKLQNLSKRYKEHVELVWQRNISGPEKVWFCIYDPNSERKIRAGIKEFEIYTIQSGHKWTEIDLSPFFEEWLSENEYREEYFSEPEYLLDDLSELKEFLVEKIRGKTSDSDEDTVIAVLGIASMFGILRASQIVELIIDKVKISGRLLVFFPGERDKNNYRLLKARDGWNYLAYPIEAEED; encoded by the coding sequence ATGACCAAATTACAGAATCTGTCAAAAAGATACAAAGAGCATGTAGAACTGGTATGGCAAAGAAATATTTCCGGACCGGAAAAAGTCTGGTTTTGTATTTATGATCCAAATTCCGAGAGGAAAATCCGTGCAGGCATAAAGGAGTTTGAGATCTATACTATACAGTCCGGGCATAAATGGACTGAAATAGATTTAAGCCCGTTTTTTGAGGAATGGCTGTCTGAAAATGAATACCGGGAAGAGTATTTTTCCGAACCGGAATATCTGCTGGATGATCTGTCTGAACTAAAGGAATTTCTGGTTGAAAAAATCAGGGGAAAAACTTCTGATTCAGATGAGGACACTGTGATTGCCGTTCTTGGCATTGCATCAATGTTTGGAATATTAAGGGCAAGTCAGATTGTTGAGCTTATTATTGATAAAGTTAAAATCTCAGGAAGACTTCTGGTCTTTTTCCCCGGAGAACGGGATAAGAATAACTACAGATTACTAAAAGCCAGGGATGGGTGGAATTATCTTGCATATCCGATTGAAGCGGAGGAGGATTGA
- the brxC gene encoding BREX system P-loop protein BrxC translates to MATITNNEVFFKDPTTYTIPNDGVAKVAPLSREDKNDWIVARYELENFVCKGSYHEGLRRILQSYLDHLDKASQPAVWVSGFFGCGKSHLVRILDFLWRDIEFSGGITARGLCTLPDDVKVLLKELSTETKRNGGIWSAAGTMSAGSGDGPRTDLLQLVLRSAGLPENIEVARVHLWLEECGILDDVREYLISIDKEKDLLHPFVSPKFIEAVIKFHPDYSGDEDPKDVKDDLRREFRTSSGISNTEMVSMLNQIFLMQSENKDKLPLVLIILDEVQQYLTIGDGSDKLLDFQEAVEECCRRFSGKVLFIATGQEALQANTQLQRLQGRFSEKVILESKDVDTVLRETVLLKKESMKPELRSVLDRVNGEISRHISNSKLAHRQEDDRFILSDYPLLPTRKRFWERVLASVDPDGMGNQLRNQLRLVFDGLKDYAGCDIGHFIPADYIYTQNKRYLRQNYILTQNVDDLISRENDGTEKGELRSRICATIFLIQHIDPSYGIKAEPETICDLMVSDLISGSESLRQSVPLLLEDMHTRGVLAHIDTEYRIQTEEGSVWEGDYQKRRAKFKGDDTRIIDERVKFIKSRMSGILGSVNLIQGESRTPRNIKVTYFGDERPKTEKDIPIWVRNGWDIPEKDVINECAAEGNESSIVTVFIPLEFNDDLKNEIAGYLAADRVIDRKGTPNTQDGIQAKQNIETKRERHKARAERIVDDILRDAKVILGGGTVVPGDSVSECIKDASNRAMVRMYPKFDDGDAAGWDKVVKAVSREEQSPLSKIGFGRDPKEHPVCREILKRLNSEKKGNELLKALGEPPFGWPKDAINAGLIVLVASEYVNVKLNNRPAGAVDLNARNIGNASFEVEDVVLSTNEKFGARKMYAELGLSGKSGKETEEAGLFLEKLNALAKSTGGDAPLPYAAEPPYLSELAGYSGNSLVKELNERREVILSDIKLWKATAELIDSRSKEWATFSRLLDHSEGLPDYDLFDGEAKSVIAGRSLLSDPDPVEPLLSDLRNSIRDYYTAGAGSVNKARKEVTDSLESDSYCRELADDKRESLLKEYGLDDEFTVTVGSDEEIFTQLRKVPVNSLKSRAELTRSYLPKIKERIARMLEPETVVISLKSPVTIKSSEELEDYLLSVKEEAEKALNDGNPVMLR, encoded by the coding sequence ATGGCAACTATAACGAATAATGAAGTATTTTTCAAAGATCCAACAACATATACAATACCTAATGATGGTGTCGCAAAGGTAGCACCATTGAGCAGAGAAGATAAAAACGACTGGATTGTGGCCAGATATGAACTTGAAAATTTCGTCTGCAAGGGTTCATATCATGAAGGGCTTAGAAGAATTCTCCAGTCATACCTTGACCATCTGGATAAGGCAAGTCAGCCTGCGGTCTGGGTAAGCGGGTTTTTTGGCTGTGGTAAATCGCATCTTGTCAGGATTCTGGACTTTTTATGGAGAGATATTGAATTTTCGGGCGGAATAACAGCAAGGGGTCTTTGTACCCTCCCTGATGATGTGAAGGTGCTGTTAAAAGAGTTGTCAACTGAGACCAAAAGGAATGGTGGAATATGGTCTGCGGCAGGAACTATGAGTGCCGGAAGCGGAGACGGGCCAAGAACGGATCTTCTTCAGCTCGTTCTTCGTTCCGCAGGGCTTCCTGAGAATATTGAAGTTGCAAGAGTTCACCTGTGGCTTGAGGAATGTGGAATTCTTGATGATGTCCGGGAATATCTGATCTCAATAGATAAGGAAAAGGACCTGCTCCACCCTTTTGTTTCTCCAAAGTTTATTGAGGCTGTTATTAAGTTTCATCCGGATTATTCTGGAGATGAAGATCCAAAGGATGTTAAAGACGATTTAAGACGGGAATTCAGGACAAGTTCAGGGATTTCCAATACAGAGATGGTTTCCATGCTTAATCAGATCTTCCTGATGCAGTCTGAGAATAAGGATAAACTGCCTCTTGTGCTGATTATCCTTGATGAGGTCCAGCAGTATCTGACTATTGGTGATGGTTCGGATAAACTGCTTGATTTTCAGGAAGCTGTTGAAGAGTGCTGCAGAAGGTTTAGCGGGAAAGTCCTGTTTATTGCGACTGGACAGGAGGCCCTTCAGGCAAATACCCAGCTTCAGAGGCTTCAGGGCAGGTTTTCCGAGAAGGTTATTTTAGAGTCAAAAGATGTTGATACGGTATTAAGGGAGACTGTATTACTAAAGAAAGAATCCATGAAACCGGAACTGAGATCAGTTCTGGACAGGGTTAACGGTGAGATTTCAAGGCATATTTCCAATTCAAAACTGGCACACAGGCAGGAGGATGACAGGTTTATTCTCTCTGATTATCCTCTTCTTCCGACAAGGAAGCGTTTCTGGGAGAGGGTTTTGGCATCCGTTGATCCGGACGGGATGGGTAATCAGCTCAGGAATCAGCTCAGGCTTGTCTTTGACGGACTAAAGGACTATGCCGGCTGTGATATTGGACATTTTATTCCTGCGGATTACATTTATACTCAGAATAAGCGGTATCTGAGGCAGAATTATATTCTTACTCAGAATGTCGATGACCTTATCAGCAGAGAAAATGACGGAACAGAAAAAGGTGAACTCCGCTCACGTATCTGTGCCACGATATTTCTGATACAGCATATAGACCCTTCGTATGGGATTAAGGCCGAACCTGAGACAATCTGTGATCTTATGGTCAGTGATCTTATTTCCGGGAGTGAATCACTCAGGCAGTCAGTGCCTTTACTTCTTGAGGATATGCATACAAGAGGAGTGCTTGCACATATAGATACGGAGTACCGTATTCAGACAGAGGAAGGGAGTGTCTGGGAAGGAGATTATCAGAAAAGAAGAGCGAAATTTAAGGGTGATGATACAAGGATTATTGATGAAAGGGTGAAGTTCATCAAAAGCAGGATGTCGGGTATTTTAGGCAGTGTGAACCTTATTCAGGGTGAGAGCCGGACACCACGCAATATTAAAGTTACATACTTTGGGGATGAAAGGCCAAAGACTGAGAAGGATATTCCCATCTGGGTACGGAACGGATGGGACATCCCGGAAAAGGATGTCATCAATGAATGTGCTGCTGAGGGAAATGAGAGTTCTATTGTTACGGTGTTTATTCCGCTTGAGTTTAATGATGACCTAAAGAATGAGATTGCAGGCTATCTTGCGGCAGACAGGGTCATTGACAGAAAAGGGACGCCAAACACTCAGGACGGTATTCAGGCTAAACAGAATATTGAGACCAAACGTGAAAGGCATAAGGCAAGAGCTGAGAGAATTGTTGATGATATTTTAAGGGATGCAAAGGTTATTCTTGGCGGCGGAACTGTTGTACCCGGTGATTCTGTTTCTGAATGCATTAAGGATGCTTCAAACCGGGCAATGGTCCGGATGTATCCAAAATTCGATGATGGGGACGCTGCCGGATGGGATAAGGTAGTAAAAGCAGTAAGCAGGGAAGAGCAGTCTCCGCTGTCAAAGATTGGGTTTGGGAGGGACCCAAAGGAACATCCGGTCTGCCGGGAGATTTTAAAGAGGCTGAATAGTGAGAAGAAGGGCAATGAACTTCTTAAGGCCCTGGGTGAACCTCCGTTTGGATGGCCTAAAGATGCAATAAATGCCGGGCTGATTGTGCTTGTTGCCTCAGAATATGTCAATGTTAAGTTAAATAACAGACCCGCAGGAGCGGTGGACTTAAACGCCAGAAATATTGGCAATGCATCTTTTGAAGTTGAGGATGTGGTCCTTTCCACTAATGAGAAATTTGGTGCAAGGAAGATGTATGCTGAACTTGGCCTCTCCGGGAAGAGCGGGAAAGAGACTGAGGAGGCAGGTCTGTTTCTGGAAAAGCTGAATGCTCTTGCAAAAAGTACAGGCGGGGATGCACCTCTTCCTTATGCTGCAGAACCTCCTTATCTCTCTGAACTTGCCGGATATTCAGGGAACAGTCTTGTTAAAGAGCTGAATGAACGAAGAGAAGTTATTCTTTCTGATATTAAGTTATGGAAGGCGACTGCTGAACTGATAGATTCCAGGAGTAAGGAGTGGGCTACTTTTTCAAGGCTTCTTGATCACTCTGAAGGTCTGCCTGATTATGACCTGTTTGATGGTGAAGCAAAGAGTGTTATTGCCGGGAGATCACTGCTCAGTGATCCTGATCCGGTTGAACCTCTGCTGTCAGATCTGAGAAACAGTATCAGGGATTATTATACTGCCGGTGCTGGCAGTGTCAATAAAGCAAGGAAGGAAGTAACGGACTCACTTGAGTCAGACAGTTACTGCCGGGAACTTGCAGATGATAAAAGAGAGAGTCTGTTAAAGGAATACGGGCTTGATGATGAGTTTACTGTCACTGTCGGGAGTGATGAGGAGATATTTACTCAGCTGAGGAAAGTTCCGGTAAACAGCCTTAAGTCCAGGGCTGAACTTACGAGGTCTTATCTTCCCAAGATTAAGGAGAGGATTGCCAGAATGCTTGAGCCGGAGACGGTTGTTATTTCACTTAAATCTCCGGTTACGATTAAATCTTCTGAGGAACTTGAGGATTATCTTCTTTCTGTTAAAGAAGAGGCAGAGAAGGCTTTGAATGACGGAAATCCGGTGATGCTGAGATGA